Proteins found in one Neofelis nebulosa isolate mNeoNeb1 chromosome 3, mNeoNeb1.pri, whole genome shotgun sequence genomic segment:
- the LRPAP1 gene encoding alpha-2-macroglobulin receptor-associated protein: MASSRLGVGSRGLPPPPPPLLLLLLLLGPWPAAGHGGKYSREKNEPEPPPQREPGGEFRMEKLNQLWEKAQRLQLSPVKLSELHADLKMQEREEFAWKKLKAEGLDADGERAAKLLRNLSVILAKYGLDGRKDAQAVNSNYLSDTAEDDSLGDPKLEKLWHKAKSSGKFSSEELAKLWRELQHHREKVHEYNVLLDALSRTEETQENVISPLDVSRVKEDVLHSKHAELKDRLRAINQGYDRLRQVSHRGYGAEAEFEEPRVIDLWDMAKSSNFTEKELESFREELKHFEAKIEKHNHYQKQLEISHQKLKHVESFGDQEHVSRNKEKYAMLEEKTKELGYKVKKHFQDLSGRISRARHNEL, from the exons ATGGCGTCGTCAAGGCTCGGGGTCGGGTCGCGCgggctcccgccgccgccgccgccgctcttgctgctgctgctgctgctcggGCCCTGGCCGGCGGCGGGCCACGGCGGCAAGTACTCGCGGGAGAAGAACGAGCCCGAGCCGCCGCCGCAGCGCGAGCCCGGCGGGGAGTTCCGCATGGAGAAACTCAACCAGCTGTGGGAGAAGGCCCAGCGG CTCCAGCTCTCCCCCGTGAAACTGTCCGAGCTCCATGCAGACCTGAAAatgcaagagagagaggagttcGCCTGGAAGAAGCTGAAGGCCGAGGGCCTCGAcgcagacggagagagagcagCCAAGCTCCTACGCAACCTCAGCG TGATCCTGGCCAAGTACGGCCTGGACGGCAGGAAGGACGCCCAGGCTGTGAACAGCAACTACCTCAGCGACACCGCCGAGGACGACAGCCTGGGAGACCCCAAGCTGGAGAAGCTGTGGCACAAG GCGAAGAGCTCGGGGAAGTTCTCCAGCGAGGAGCTGGCCAAGCTGTGGCGGGAGCTCCAGCACCACAGGGAGAAAGTGCACGAGTACAACGTCCTGCTGGACGCCCTGAGCAGAACCGAAG AGACCCAGGAGAACGTCATCAGCCCGTTGGACGTGAGCCGCGTCAAGGAGGACGTGCTGCACAGCAAGCACGCGGAGCTGAAGGACAGGCTGCGCGCCATCAACCAGGGCTACGACCGCCTGCGCCAAGTCAGCCACCGGGGCTACGGCGCCGAGGCCG AGTTCGAGGAACCCCGAGTGATAGATCTGTGGGACATGGCCAAGTCCTCCAACTTCACTGAGAAGGAGCTGGAGTCCTTTCGG GAGGAGCTTAAGCACTTTGAAGCCAAAATCGAAAAGCACAACCACTACCAGAAGCAGCTGGAAAtctctcaccagaaactgaagCACGTGGAGAGCTTCGGGGACCAAGAGCACGTGAGCCGGAACAAAGAGAAATACGCCATGCTGGAGGAGAAGACCAAGGAGCTGGGCTACAAG GTGAAGAAGCACTTCCAGGACCTGTCGGGCCGCATCTCCAGAGCGCGCCACAACGAACTCTGA